A window of Gavia stellata isolate bGavSte3 chromosome 21, bGavSte3.hap2, whole genome shotgun sequence contains these coding sequences:
- the CDK2AP1 gene encoding cyclin-dependent kinase 2-associated protein 1 — translation MIYCIVGVNITDGHICRCCYCCKQPKVSGRHGDASLNFRTPLLLPLAMSLGMSYKPNLNAHIPGTPLNPAGSVHSPSTSMATSAQYRQLINDYGPPSLGYTQGMQGTSSSQVPQSKYAELLAIIEELGKEIRPTYAGSKSAMERLKRGIIHARGLVRECLAETERNARS, via the exons ATGATATATTGCATTGTGGGTGTCAATATAACTGACGGCCATATTTGCCGGTGCTGCTACTGCTGTAAACAACCCAAAGTGTCTGGGAGACACGGAGACGCTTCACTGAATTTCAGGACgcctctcctcctcccgctGGCCATGTCTCTGGGAATGTCTTACAAGCCCAACTTGAACGCCCACATCCCCGGGACTCCCCTCAACCCGG ctGGGAGTGTTCACTCTCCCTCTACAAGTATGGCAACATCTGCGCAATATAGACAGCTTATAAATGACTACGGACCCCCATCTCTAGGCTATACACAAGGGATGCAG GGTACCAGCAGCAGTCAAGTACCACAAAGCAAATATGCAGAACTTCTAGCTATCATAGAAGAATTAGGAAAAGAGATTAGACCCACATACGCTGGGAGTAAAAGTGCGATGGAGAGGCTAAAAAGAG GCATTATTCATGCTAGAGGATTAGTTCGGGAATGCCTGGCTGAGACGGAACGAAATGCAAGATCCTAG
- the MTRFR gene encoding mitochondrial translation release factor in rescue, whose product MNVPSLFHFTFLLREVRTPSWRPWILRKQQFSLPRVPFLQAAGKKNSSNLLGLTEAELKEQFVRGDGPGGQATNKTNNCVVLKHIPSGIVVKCHQTRSVEQNRKIAREILQEKVDLFYKGEDSDVFKEKKASEKKKQEKKRRAKENLERKKHFKEMQQLDKK is encoded by the exons ATGAATGTTCcaagtttatttcattttacattcTTACTGAGAGAAGTACGAACACCATCATGGAGACCGTGGATTTTGAGGAAGCAGCAATTTTCTCTGCCCAGAGTGCCCTTCCTTCAGGCAGCAGGAAAGAAGAACTCTTCCAATCTCCTTGGACTAACTGAGGCAGAATTAAAAGAACAGTTTGTAAGAGGTGATGGCCCAGGAGGTCAAGCCACAAATAAGACAAACAACTGTGTTGTCTTGAAGCATATTCCATCTGGGATTGTAGTGAAG TGTCATCAAACAAGATCAGTGGAGCAGAACCGAAAGATAGCCAGAGAAATCCTGCAGGAAAAAGTTGACCTTTTCTACAAAGGTGAAGATAGTgatgtttttaaagagaagaaagcatcagagaagaagaagcaagagaagaaaagaagagcaaaggaaaacctagaaagaaaaaagcattttaaagagaTGCAACAACTGGATAAGAAATAA